Proteins from a genomic interval of Stigmatella erecta:
- a CDS encoding phosphoribosylanthranilate isomerase, translated as MSVRVKICGVTRPEDARAAWDAGADALGLNFYPRSPRYVEPAPAAALAKTRPALGAVVGVFVNETPVTILARVRECGLTAVQLHGDEPPEACTGYGVPIIKALRVRGEEDVERARTYVGVGDVAALLLDGAAPGYGGGGVTFDWSLVARLTDAGVSVLVAGGLTPGNVAEAVRATRPYGVDVASGVESRPGIKDVDAVRTFIRAAKAL; from the coding sequence GTGAGCGTCCGGGTGAAGATCTGCGGGGTGACGCGGCCGGAGGATGCCCGCGCGGCGTGGGATGCGGGCGCGGACGCGCTGGGGCTGAACTTCTACCCCCGCTCGCCCCGCTACGTGGAGCCCGCCCCGGCAGCGGCCCTGGCGAAGACCCGGCCCGCGCTGGGCGCGGTGGTGGGTGTCTTCGTCAACGAGACGCCGGTCACCATCCTCGCGCGGGTGCGCGAGTGCGGCCTCACCGCGGTGCAGCTCCACGGGGATGAGCCGCCCGAGGCCTGTACCGGCTACGGGGTGCCCATCATCAAGGCCCTGCGGGTGCGCGGCGAAGAGGACGTGGAGCGGGCGCGGACGTACGTGGGCGTGGGGGATGTGGCGGCGCTGCTCCTGGATGGCGCGGCGCCCGGCTACGGGGGCGGCGGCGTGACGTTCGACTGGAGCCTGGTGGCGCGGCTGACGGATGCGGGCGTGTCCGTGCTGGTGGCGGGCGGGCTGACACCGGGCAATGTGGCCGAGGCGGTCCGCGCCACGCGCCCCTACGGGGTGGACGTGGCGAGTGGGGTGGAGTCCCGCCCGGGTATCAAGGATGTGGACGCGGTGCGGACGTTCATTCGCGCCGCCAAGGCACTGTGA
- the trpB gene encoding tryptophan synthase subunit beta: MSIETSATVGRFGPFGGRYVPETLVPALLELEAAYAAAQADPSFGKQVAQVLKEFVGRETPLTPAHRLTAAWGGAQVWLKREDLAHTGAHKINNTIGQVLLARRMGKKRIIAETGAGQHGVATATACALFGLPCEVYMGALDVERQSLNVFRMRALGATVRPVELGSKTLKDAMNEAMRTWVSQVQDTHYVIGSAAGPHPYPTIVRDFQSIIGHEVRKQSHALFGQLPDAIIACVGGGSNAIGVLQPFVGDKQVRLVGVEAGGHGLNTKQHGASLTLGTEGVLHGSRSLVLQDENGQIQEAHSISAGLDYPGVGPELAYLVKTGRMEIRTATDDEALQAFYEVSRSEGILPALETSHAFARGAELARELGKGKHLVINCSGRGDKDVATIAARGIPAAITGNKS; encoded by the coding sequence ATGAGCATCGAGACTTCCGCAACCGTTGGCCGCTTTGGTCCCTTCGGAGGGCGCTATGTGCCGGAGACGCTCGTCCCGGCCCTGCTGGAGCTGGAGGCGGCCTACGCGGCGGCCCAGGCCGACCCGTCCTTTGGCAAGCAGGTGGCCCAGGTCCTCAAGGAGTTCGTGGGCCGGGAGACGCCGCTGACGCCCGCGCACCGGCTCACCGCGGCCTGGGGCGGCGCCCAGGTGTGGCTCAAGCGCGAGGACCTGGCGCACACGGGCGCGCATAAAATCAACAACACCATCGGCCAGGTGCTGCTGGCGCGGCGGATGGGCAAGAAGCGCATCATCGCGGAGACGGGCGCGGGCCAGCACGGCGTGGCCACGGCGACGGCGTGCGCGCTCTTCGGCCTGCCGTGCGAGGTGTACATGGGCGCGCTGGACGTGGAGCGCCAGTCGCTCAACGTCTTCCGCATGCGCGCGCTGGGCGCCACGGTGCGCCCGGTGGAGCTGGGCTCGAAGACGCTGAAGGACGCGATGAACGAGGCGATGCGCACCTGGGTCTCCCAGGTGCAGGACACGCACTACGTCATCGGCAGCGCGGCGGGGCCTCACCCCTACCCCACCATCGTCCGGGACTTCCAATCCATCATCGGCCACGAGGTGCGCAAGCAGTCCCACGCGCTCTTCGGCCAGCTGCCGGATGCCATCATCGCGTGCGTGGGGGGCGGCTCGAACGCCATCGGCGTGCTCCAGCCGTTCGTCGGCGACAAGCAGGTGCGGCTGGTGGGTGTCGAGGCGGGCGGCCATGGCCTGAACACCAAGCAGCACGGCGCGTCTCTCACGCTGGGCACCGAAGGCGTGCTCCACGGCTCGCGGTCGTTGGTGTTGCAGGACGAGAACGGACAGATTCAAGAGGCCCACTCCATCTCCGCCGGTCTGGACTACCCGGGCGTGGGCCCGGAGCTGGCCTACCTGGTGAAGACGGGGCGCATGGAGATCCGCACGGCGACGGACGACGAGGCGCTGCAGGCCTTCTACGAGGTGTCGCGCTCCGAGGGCATCCTGCCGGCGCTGGAGACCTCGCACGCGTTCGCGCGGGGCGCGGAGCTGGCGCGGGAGCTGGGCAAGGGCAAGCACCTGGTCATCAACTGCTCGGGCCGCGGCGACAAGGACGTGGCCACCATCGCGGCCCGGGGCATCCCCGCGGCCATCACGGGGAACAAGTCATGA
- the trpA gene encoding tryptophan synthase subunit alpha translates to MSGEIAAAFAKAKARGEGALVAYAMAGDPDLARSVDVFAAMVEGGADILEIGVAFSDPIADGPVIQAASERALKAGASLKRVLDEVVPEVRKRCPETPLVVMTYINVVMAMGQEKYAKLAREKGISGTILPDLPPEESTGIRAAFDAAGMDLIPLCAPTTPPARAEAIAKDARGFVYCVSVAGVTGMRAELPADLSSRLELVKRASPVPITAGFGISTAEQARAIGAHADGVVVGSALVRAAHADGPSAARQLCAEIKRGLKR, encoded by the coding sequence ATGAGTGGAGAGATCGCGGCGGCCTTCGCGAAGGCGAAGGCCCGGGGCGAAGGCGCGCTGGTGGCGTACGCCATGGCGGGAGATCCGGACCTGGCCCGCTCGGTGGACGTCTTCGCGGCGATGGTGGAAGGCGGCGCGGACATCCTGGAGATCGGCGTGGCGTTCAGTGACCCGATCGCGGACGGGCCCGTCATCCAGGCGGCCTCGGAGCGGGCGCTGAAGGCCGGGGCCTCGCTCAAGCGCGTGCTGGACGAGGTGGTACCCGAGGTGCGCAAGCGCTGCCCCGAGACGCCGCTCGTGGTGATGACGTACATCAACGTGGTGATGGCGATGGGCCAGGAGAAGTACGCGAAGCTGGCCCGGGAGAAGGGCATCTCCGGGACCATCCTCCCGGACCTGCCCCCGGAGGAGAGCACGGGCATTCGCGCGGCCTTCGACGCGGCGGGGATGGACCTCATCCCCCTGTGCGCGCCCACCACGCCCCCGGCACGCGCCGAGGCGATTGCCAAGGACGCCCGGGGCTTCGTCTACTGCGTGTCCGTGGCGGGCGTGACGGGCATGCGCGCCGAGCTGCCCGCAGACCTCTCCTCGCGGCTCGAGTTGGTGAAGCGGGCGTCGCCAGTGCCCATCACGGCCGGCTTCGGCATCTCCACCGCGGAGCAGGCGCGCGCGATTGGCGCGCATGCGGATGGCGTGGTGGTGGGCAGTGCCCTCGTGCGTGCGGCGCACGCGGACGGTCCGTCCGCGGCGCGTCAGCTCTGCGCGGAGATCAAGCGCGGCCTGAAGCGGTAA
- a CDS encoding anthranilate synthase component II: MILVIDNYDSFTFNLVQLLYTLGAEVKVERNDEIDAAGVAASGASHVVVSPGPCTPYEAGVSMAAIRDAKVPVFGVCLGHQSIGAVFGGKVIRAPEPIHGKTSPVKHEGTGLFTGMKQGFQAGRYHSLVVEASSLPGELQATAWTPDGLIMGLRHKTRPVVGVQFHPESVLTPDGPTLVKNFLEGRY, from the coding sequence GTGATCCTCGTCATCGACAACTACGACTCGTTTACCTTCAACCTCGTGCAGCTCTTGTACACGCTGGGCGCCGAGGTGAAGGTGGAGCGCAACGACGAGATCGACGCCGCGGGCGTGGCGGCCTCGGGCGCCTCGCACGTGGTGGTGTCGCCGGGCCCCTGCACGCCGTACGAGGCGGGGGTGAGCATGGCGGCCATCCGCGACGCGAAGGTGCCCGTGTTCGGTGTCTGCCTGGGGCACCAGTCCATCGGCGCGGTGTTCGGGGGCAAGGTGATCCGGGCCCCGGAGCCCATCCACGGAAAGACGTCGCCGGTGAAGCACGAGGGCACGGGCCTGTTCACGGGGATGAAGCAGGGCTTCCAGGCGGGGCGCTACCACTCGCTGGTGGTGGAGGCCTCGTCGCTGCCCGGGGAGCTCCAAGCCACGGCGTGGACGCCGGACGGGCTCATCATGGGCCTGCGGCACAAGACGCGGCCGGTGGTGGGCGTGCAGTTCCATCCGGAGAGCGTGCTCACGCCGGATGGGCCGACCCTGGTGAAGAACTTCCTGGAAGGCCGTTACTGA
- a CDS encoding anthranilate synthase component I family protein: MNAEERKAAYRQRAEKGEAVPVSVEIPADLDTPLSVYLKLGLGAGQRGFVLESCHGGESFGRYSHVGTAPAGRVRLDRGGATVWRGDRQERRDGKPLDVLRTLWKELAVASLPGEAPFLGGLVGYMGYNCMSWFERHIPDRHPNDLSFPDSEWLLCEEFVTHDSRSQSLRPTVIARPSMFGSVALALKDAEERAEALAERLRRPLPPEAYTPAPKMRGEPEMVVHWDRAGYEAAVERVKEYIRAGDCMQVVLARRFESPGAPPPLSLYRALRRVNPSPYLFLVELGEARALVGASPELLVQVRDGDVVVRPIAGTRRRGNSEAEDQALEKELLADEKERAEHTMLVDLGRNDVGRVAAPGSVKVEDLMIIERYSHVMHIVSQVRGKLGKGFDALDALACTFPAGTVSGAPKIRAMQIIDELEPMRRGPYSGAVGYLSFCGTLDVAIALRTFFVDGDRTFWTAGAGLVADSVPRLEADETEAKARALGAALKLAREGGGR, from the coding sequence ATGAACGCAGAAGAGCGGAAGGCGGCGTACCGCCAGCGCGCGGAGAAGGGCGAGGCGGTCCCCGTCTCGGTGGAGATTCCTGCGGATCTCGACACGCCGCTGTCGGTCTATCTGAAGCTGGGGTTGGGGGCAGGACAGCGGGGCTTCGTGCTCGAGTCGTGCCACGGCGGAGAGAGCTTTGGCCGCTACAGCCACGTGGGCACCGCGCCCGCGGGCCGCGTCCGGCTCGACCGGGGCGGGGCCACGGTGTGGCGCGGGGACCGGCAGGAACGCCGCGACGGCAAGCCGCTGGACGTGCTCCGCACGCTCTGGAAGGAGCTGGCGGTGGCGTCGTTGCCCGGCGAGGCGCCGTTCCTCGGCGGGCTCGTGGGCTACATGGGCTACAACTGCATGTCCTGGTTCGAGCGCCACATCCCGGACCGGCACCCGAACGACTTGTCCTTCCCGGACTCCGAGTGGCTCCTGTGCGAGGAGTTCGTCACCCACGACTCGCGCAGCCAGTCGCTGCGGCCCACGGTGATTGCGCGGCCGTCGATGTTCGGCAGCGTGGCCCTGGCGCTGAAGGACGCGGAGGAGCGCGCGGAGGCCCTGGCCGAGCGCCTGCGCCGGCCGCTGCCGCCGGAGGCCTATACTCCGGCCCCGAAGATGCGCGGCGAGCCCGAGATGGTGGTCCACTGGGACCGCGCCGGGTACGAGGCCGCCGTGGAGCGCGTGAAGGAGTACATCCGCGCGGGCGACTGCATGCAGGTGGTGCTGGCGCGGCGGTTCGAGTCGCCGGGCGCGCCGCCGCCGTTGAGCCTCTACCGGGCGCTGCGGCGGGTGAACCCCTCGCCGTACCTGTTCCTGGTGGAGCTGGGCGAGGCGCGCGCGCTGGTCGGTGCCTCCCCCGAGCTGCTGGTGCAGGTGCGGGATGGGGACGTGGTGGTGCGCCCCATCGCGGGCACGCGGCGCCGGGGCAACAGCGAGGCGGAGGACCAGGCGCTGGAGAAGGAGCTGCTCGCCGACGAGAAGGAGCGGGCCGAGCACACCATGCTCGTGGACCTGGGGCGCAATGACGTGGGCCGCGTGGCGGCTCCGGGCTCCGTGAAGGTCGAGGATCTGATGATCATCGAGCGCTACAGCCACGTGATGCACATCGTCTCGCAGGTGCGCGGCAAGCTGGGCAAGGGCTTCGACGCCCTGGATGCGCTGGCGTGCACGTTCCCGGCGGGCACGGTGTCGGGGGCTCCGAAGATCCGCGCGATGCAGATCATCGACGAGCTGGAGCCGATGCGCCGCGGGCCGTACTCGGGCGCGGTGGGCTACCTGAGCTTCTGCGGCACGCTGGATGTGGCCATCGCGCTGCGGACGTTCTTCGTGGACGGAGACCGCACGTTCTGGACCGCGGGCGCGGGCCTGGTGGCGGACTCGGTGCCCCGGCTGGAGGCGGATGAGACGGAGGCCAAGGCACGCGCGCTCGGTGCGGCGCTGAAGCTGGCCCGTGAGGGAGGTGGACGGTGA
- a CDS encoding ligase-associated DNA damage response exonuclease yields MGTYPFQDRPPLVSVTPQGLFCPPGNFHIDPWRPVERALITHAHGDHARGGSQRYLAARAGQGLLHKRLGANTDLATLEYGERLTVGETTVSFHPAGHVLGSAQIRIEHRGEVWIVSGDYKRTPDPTCTPFEVVRCDTFITEATFGLPIYRWDDPRLVAEDILRWWDGNREAGRASVLFCYALGKAQRILGELSRLTDRPVLVHGAVNGLVACYREAGVKMVPTQLVSETEKGASFTGTLVLAPPSAGGSTWMRRFGDYATAFASGWMRVRGNRRRRGFDRGFVLSDHADWPELLRTVKDTQAARVLATHGFSDQLARYLREQGLDAAPLATPFEGEAED; encoded by the coding sequence GTGGGCACCTACCCGTTCCAGGACAGACCGCCGCTGGTCTCGGTGACGCCTCAGGGCTTGTTCTGCCCCCCGGGCAACTTCCACATCGATCCCTGGCGGCCCGTGGAGAGGGCCCTCATCACCCATGCGCACGGAGACCACGCGCGCGGCGGCAGCCAGCGCTACCTGGCGGCCCGGGCGGGCCAGGGGCTCCTGCACAAGCGGCTGGGGGCGAACACGGACCTGGCCACGCTGGAGTACGGCGAGCGGCTCACCGTGGGGGAGACCACCGTGAGCTTCCACCCGGCGGGGCACGTGCTGGGCAGCGCGCAGATCCGCATCGAGCACCGGGGCGAGGTGTGGATCGTCTCCGGGGACTACAAGCGCACGCCGGACCCGACGTGCACCCCGTTCGAGGTGGTGCGCTGCGACACCTTCATCACCGAGGCGACGTTCGGCCTGCCCATCTACCGCTGGGATGACCCGCGGCTGGTGGCCGAGGACATCCTGCGCTGGTGGGATGGCAACCGCGAGGCGGGGCGCGCCTCGGTGCTGTTCTGCTACGCGCTGGGCAAGGCGCAGCGCATCCTCGGGGAGCTCTCCCGGCTGACGGACCGGCCCGTGCTGGTGCATGGCGCCGTGAACGGGCTCGTGGCGTGCTACCGCGAGGCGGGCGTGAAGATGGTGCCCACGCAGCTCGTCTCCGAGACGGAGAAGGGCGCCTCGTTCACGGGCACGCTCGTGCTCGCCCCGCCCAGCGCGGGGGGCTCGACGTGGATGCGGCGCTTCGGGGACTACGCCACGGCGTTCGCCTCGGGGTGGATGCGCGTGCGCGGCAACCGGCGGCGGCGCGGGTTCGACCGGGGCTTCGTGCTCTCGGACCATGCGGACTGGCCCGAGCTGTTGCGGACGGTGAAGGACACCCAGGCCGCGCGGGTGCTCGCTACCCACGGATTCAGCGATCAGCTCGCGCGCTACCTGCGCGAGCAGGGGCTGGATGCGGCGCCCCTGGCCACCCCCTTCGAGGGTGAGGCGGAGGACTGA
- a CDS encoding ATP-dependent DNA ligase, producing MRRLADLYEALDATTSTNAKVEAMVHYFREAPPQDAAWGLYFLTGRRLKRLLTSKLLAQWTQELTGTPDWLFDEVYASVGDLAEVIALLLDQYERPPAPEEMPLSWWLEERLLPLKELEVPEQREQVLSWWHTLPRRELFLLNKLLTGELRVGVSDTLVVRAVAQVAGLPPATVSHRLMGTWSPTRTFFEQLLSPDVSDGDVSRPYPFYLASPLEQPVEALGEPADWLIEWKWDGIRGQLIRRHGQVYLWSRGEELITERFPEITGAAAALPDGVVLDGEVLAYEDGKPLPFSRLQRRIGRQKLTAKVLAEAPAAFIAYDLLEEGGEDLRGKPLRERRARLVALLKDKPRFTVSPAVSPDSWEALAELRHESRERNVEGFMLKRMESTYQHGRKRGDWWKWKIDPFTVDAVLLYAHPGHGRRASLYTDYTFAVWNGEDLLPVAKAYSGLSDQEISKLDRWIRAHTQEKFGPVRSVTPEQVFELHFEGIAASPRHKSGVALRFPRIARWRLDKKPQDADSLARLKDLLHAQH from the coding sequence GTGCGACGGCTCGCGGACCTGTACGAGGCGCTGGACGCCACCACCTCCACCAACGCCAAGGTGGAGGCCATGGTGCACTACTTCCGGGAGGCACCGCCTCAGGACGCGGCCTGGGGGCTGTACTTCCTCACGGGCCGGCGCCTGAAGCGGCTGCTGACCTCCAAGCTCCTGGCCCAGTGGACGCAGGAGCTGACGGGCACGCCCGATTGGCTCTTCGACGAGGTGTACGCCTCCGTGGGCGACCTGGCGGAGGTCATCGCGCTGCTGCTCGACCAGTACGAGCGCCCCCCCGCCCCCGAGGAGATGCCCCTGTCGTGGTGGCTGGAGGAGCGGCTGCTGCCCTTGAAGGAGCTGGAGGTGCCCGAGCAGCGCGAGCAGGTGCTCTCGTGGTGGCACACGCTGCCCCGGCGGGAGCTGTTCCTGCTCAACAAGCTGCTCACGGGCGAGCTGCGGGTGGGCGTATCGGACACGCTGGTGGTGCGCGCCGTGGCCCAGGTGGCGGGGCTGCCCCCGGCCACCGTGTCGCACCGGCTGATGGGCACGTGGTCCCCCACGCGCACCTTCTTCGAGCAGCTGCTCTCGCCCGATGTCTCGGACGGCGATGTGTCCCGCCCGTATCCTTTCTATCTCGCCTCCCCGCTGGAGCAGCCCGTGGAGGCGCTGGGGGAGCCCGCGGACTGGCTCATCGAGTGGAAGTGGGATGGCATCCGCGGCCAGCTCATCCGGCGCCACGGGCAGGTGTACCTGTGGAGCCGGGGCGAGGAGCTCATCACCGAGCGCTTCCCGGAAATCACCGGGGCCGCGGCGGCCCTGCCGGACGGGGTGGTGCTGGACGGAGAGGTGCTGGCCTACGAGGACGGCAAGCCCCTGCCCTTCAGCCGGCTCCAGCGGCGCATCGGCCGGCAGAAGCTGACCGCCAAGGTGCTGGCCGAGGCCCCCGCGGCCTTCATCGCCTATGACTTGCTGGAGGAGGGCGGCGAGGACCTGCGCGGCAAGCCCCTGCGGGAGCGTCGTGCGCGGCTGGTGGCCCTCTTGAAGGACAAGCCGCGCTTCACCGTGTCGCCCGCGGTGTCGCCGGACTCCTGGGAAGCCCTGGCGGAGCTGCGGCACGAGTCCCGCGAGCGCAACGTCGAGGGCTTCATGCTCAAGCGCATGGAGTCCACCTACCAGCACGGGCGCAAGCGCGGGGACTGGTGGAAGTGGAAGATCGATCCGTTCACCGTGGACGCGGTGCTCCTGTACGCGCACCCGGGGCACGGCCGGCGGGCCTCGCTCTACACGGACTACACCTTCGCGGTGTGGAACGGCGAGGACCTGCTGCCGGTGGCCAAGGCGTACTCGGGGCTCTCGGACCAGGAGATCTCCAAGCTGGACCGGTGGATCCGCGCCCACACCCAGGAGAAGTTCGGCCCAGTGCGCTCCGTGACGCCCGAGCAGGTGTTCGAGCTGCACTTCGAGGGCATCGCCGCCTCGCCCCGGCACAAGTCGGGCGTGGCCCTGCGCTTCCCGCGCATCGCCCGGTGGCGCCTGGACAAGAAGCC